Proteins encoded in a region of the Ptychodera flava strain L36383 chromosome 4, AS_Pfla_20210202, whole genome shotgun sequence genome:
- the LOC139131479 gene encoding coiled-coil domain-containing protein 158-like isoform X1, whose product MATAAPASLNESTTPSTGKQTPSKSKKRQSSVDYGEQIRQLEIIGQRLQSSSSLPDLTSDVSIDANNAGSLPTGGGDQGIGSQIRASSSIQLDLTNRVHSDLDAMKSDMQQQVDKLKNFQEELGKTTKQMDTLKAELKKQQQEDDDFVLPTVTNPLASLSGLSEDRHTVSNLRRQLERQTEENKRLKSEIADVPLPSYPLTSRAEFPKLPSLSNTLRRSDASTVLPQVNIESLRQSYDYSNEASVERRLHESQATVAQLEEKLKECQDICEQQRRHFRLSIEDLQTKLNETIIGRDSVLDLRRKESIGQERMINQLQNTLREFDVRNKDQEEAMFDMNTRMELMQQNLQVANSALSQIKGTLISEEEKRGRNSSLNTDTVVEQSPAMLAHLLQRCFQDNENELKVTKHKLQQLETDLEEVRLTGEEKHKSTVADYKQRIQQMTEEHDKQIESLTERSSNARKQAASLKSQLNLLQEQTNSQVEAKEKHVKDLEGKLNVARQQCDELKRSGEEKQQTLTYSVEDTKSELAAMRKERDRLLTATKDFEIECQDAKQKLSKCQAELEAEREQNKKLWIRDEENSKKQTELLYDRDCKVTEIERLQKLLEDIKTESKAQLHEQIEKIEKEERSRAEQRIQELSAQLSAQNINYEKVQLELELKQTELENLQKQKEDLSAIHTETTNRLQCVLSEKGDVDSELAGKTKDVERLTGERDHYFSLLEERNKELMDARAAQEKLQVQLEERGKNLSALQEQSVNMTQVVEMTNKTNIDVKSEKEKLDALLNEKVSELEEIKKSKEDTVRKLKIREKRVHSLEDERGQLLQDVEEKSKNLAEVTGQKDEMFSELKESRYHIAALTKENDELKEELEQLSGENDKQMKRLVSRLHSLESDWDMAQKALRARDAVDGKAVQVAESMQKEVTAKRSQIDTLQSKIHWLDEHLSLAVKENTSLKEENNKLASKFNKLEMQNEKVEREVQSFVDKSKEQKKLITKLEAALEKAAVKHAAAQALVEQQEQDIARLRLKHQLELKELQHMNNAKVIRKSVAALTGKPAIRTDTCMAMNSTASALQQVNSSQQVQQQQQQLTQQANQASQAESEMSVSASTATVAGPTVTVTATNTQTTQTSVAGEVERVPKPTDDHIQKLAVFSEVGQDLKRLLSEMRTLIAQGQQRQEQQEQQPQAPVSPSTKLTNGLGPHTHHSPKSPSTGPDSFTDAEADQSMAYTASVPSTYYSGATTYSISTSTIYSQPLYMMSSNSTGQSLGYDAYNYSPPFKRPITTSYYRQPSSMSFNSVDTSTRASSPVSDLLTSPRSHAEPMGRRVTRRDPVIDSSGSEMESLVSEASSLSSRDTVKKKSRTAAVKKETANKYTNKKAKDKTRASKDVADECIKRLEQKMKNLSKMGDSYREKIKQWKP is encoded by the exons GTGGTGGTGATCAAGGCATTGGCAGTCAGATCAGAGCCAGTAGTTCAATTCAACTGGATCTCACCAATAGAGTCCACAGTGATCTCGATGCAATGAAGAGTGACATGCAGCAACAG gttgacaagctgaaaaatTTTCAGGAAGAGCTAGGCAAAACCACAAAACAGATGGACACACTGAAAGCCGAGCTGAAAAAACAACAG CAAGAAGACGATGATTTTGTTCTACCAACAGTTACCAACCCTCTGGCATCTTTGAGTGGCCTCTCTGAAGATAGACACACAGTATCAAACTTGAG AAGACAGCTTGAAAGGCAAACAGaggaaaacaagcgactcaagaGTGAAATTGCTGACGTCCCTTTACCCTCCTATCCTCTGACATCAAGAGCTGAGTTTCCAAAACTTCCGTCCCTATCAAACACTCTCCGCAGGAGTGATGCTTCCACCGTCTTGCCACAAGTCAACATTGAAAGTCTCAGGCAGTCATATGACTATTCAAATGA GGCATCAGTCGAGAGGCGATTACATGAGTCCCAAGCTACTGTTGCACAGCttgaagaaaaattgaaagag TGTCAGGACATCTGTGAGCAGCAAAGGAGGCATTTCAGACTCTCCATTGAAGACTTACAAACCAAACTCAATGAAACCATCATTGGCAGGGACTCTGTGCTGGATCTGAG GAGAAAGGAATCCATAGGACAGGAGAGAATGATCAATCAACTCCAGAACACTCTCAGAGAATTCGATGTACGCAACAAAGACCAAGAAGAG GCGATGTTTGACATGAACACCAGAATGGAGTTGATGCAACAGAATCTGCAGGTGGCCAACTCCGCCCTCAGTCAAATCAAAGGAACCCTGATCTCAGAGGAGGAGAAGCGAGGCAGGAATTCCAGTCTCAACACGGACACCGTGGTGGAGCAAAGTCCCGCCATGCTAGCCCATCTCCTGCAGAGGTGTTTCCAGGACAATGAGAACGAGCTGAAGGTCACCAAGCACAAACTGCAGCAGCTTGAGACCGACCTTGAAGAAGTGAGACTGACCGGAGAGGAGAAACATAAGAGTACAGTAGCAGATTACAAACAACG GATACAGCAGATGACAGAGGAACACGATAAACAGATTGAAAGCCTTACAGAGAGATCCAGCAATGCAAGAAAGCAGGCAGCCAGTCTGAAATCACAACTCAACCTCCTTCA AGAGCAAACTAACTCACAGGTAGAGGCCAAAGAGAAACACGTCAAAGACCTGGAGGGCAAACTCAACGTCGCCAGGCAACAGTGCGATGAGCTGAAAAGAAGTGGAGAAGAGAAACAACAAACACTGACGTACAGTGTTGAAGACACCAAGTCTGAACTTGCAGCCATGAGAAAGGAACGTGACCGGTTACTAACGGCAACAAaggattttgaaattgaatgtcAGGATGCAAAG CAAAAGCTGTCAAAGTGTCAGGCAGAACTTGAAGCAGAGAGAgaacagaacaagaaactgtggaTCAGAGACGAAGAGAACAGCAAAAAACAGACTGAGTTGCTGTACGACAGAGACTGTAAAGTGACAGAGATTGAGAGACTTCAGAAGCTTCTTGAAGACATCAAAACTGAATCCAAAGCTCAGTTACATGAACAG ATTGAAAAGATAGAGAAAGAGGAACGATCCAGAGCTGAACAGAGAATACAGGAACTGTCTGCCCAGCTCAGTGCTCAGAACATAAACTATGAAAAAGTGCAGCTTGAACTGGAACTGAAACAGACTGAACTTGAAAATCTGCAGAAACAGAAGGAAGACTTGAGTGCAATCCACACGGAAACGACAAACCGCTTACAGTGTGTGCTCAGTGAGAAAGGGGATGTGGACTCTGAGCTGGCAGGGAAGACGAAAGATGTGGAGAGGCTCACTGGGGAGAGGGACCACTATTTCAGCCTGTTGGAGGAAAGAAACAAGGAACTAATGGACGCCAGAGCTGCTCAGGAGAAACTACAGGTACAACTGGAGGAGAGGGGGAAAAACTTGAGTGCCCTGCAGGAACAGAGTGTGAACATGACCCAGGTAGTGGAAATGACAAACAAGACCAACATTGATGTGAAAAGTGAGAAGGAAAAGCTTGATGCACTGTTGAACGAAAAGGTCAGCGAACTCGAAGAAATCAAGAAGTCGAAGGAAGACACTGTGAGGAAACTGAAAATCAGGGAAAAGCGGGTGCACTCCCTGGAGGATGAGAGGGGTCAACTCCTTCAGGACGTTGAGGAAAAGTCTAAAAATCTGGCTGAGGTGACCGGGCAGAAGGATGAAATGTTTTCAGAGTTGAAAGAGTCGAGGTACCACATTGCTGCCCTGACCAAAGAGAACGATGAGTTGAAAGAGGAACTTGAACAACTCAGTGGGGAAAATGACAAACAGATGAAGAGACTGGTCTCTAGGCTGCACTCACTAGAGAGTGACTGGGATATGGCTCAGAAAGCTCTCAGGGCAAGAGACGCTGTGGATGGCAAAG CTGTTCAAGTCGCTGAAAGCATGCAGAAGGAAGTGACAGCAAAGCGGAGTCAGATTGACACACTGCAGAGTAAGATACACTGGCTTGATGAACATCTCAGTCTGGCTGTCAAG GAGAATACTTCCCTGAAGGAAGAAAACAACAAGCTGGCTTCAAAGTTCAACAAACTTGAAATGCAGAATGAGAAGGTGGAAAGGGAAGTGCAGTCCTTTGTTGATAaaagcaaagagcagaaaaaacTCATCACCAAGCTGGAAGCAGCTCTTGAAAAA GCAGCAGTGAAACATGCTGCAGCCCAAGCTTTGGTTGAACAACAGGAGCAGGATATAGCCAGGCTTCGACTCAAACATCAACTTGAACTCAAG GAGTTGCAACACATGAATAATGCCAAGGTCATCAGAAAGAGTGTGGCAGCACTGACGGGGAAACCAGCCATCAGGACGGACACATGTATGGCCATGAACTCAACAGCATCAGCACTACAGCAGGTGAACAGCAGCCAACAAgtgcagcagcagcaacaacagctAACGCAGCAGGCGAACCAAGCCAGCCAAGCTGAAAGTGAGATGTCTGTGAGTGCATCTACTGCTACTGTTGCAGGGCCTACAGTAACAGTGACAGctacaaacacacagacaacaCAGACGTCAGTAGCAGGGGAGGTTGAAAGGGTCCCAAAACCCACAGAT GATCACATACAAAAGCTGGCTGTCTTCAGTGAAGTTGGTCAGGACTTGAAGAGACTTCTGAGTGAAATGAGAACATTGATTGCACAGGGCCAGCAGAGACAGGAACAACAAGAACAGCAGCCCCAAGCACCGGTATCACCATCAACTAAACTCACCAATGGCCTTGGACCCCACACACACCATAG TCCAAAGTCACCGTCGACAGGCCCAGACAGTTTCACTGATGCTGAGGCTGATCAGAGCATGGCGTACACGGCCAGTGTCCCGTCAACATACTACTCTGGTGCCACCACGTATTCTATTTCAACATCAACCATATACAGCCAGCCCCTGTACATGATGTCATCCAACAGTACTGGCCAAAGTCTAG GTTATGATGCGTACAACTACTCCCCTCCATTCAAACGACCAATCACAACAAGCTACTACAGACAGCCCTCTTCGATGTCTTTCAATTCTGTCGACACATCAACCAGAGCTTCCTCACCGGTCAGTGACCTCCTGACCTCTCCGAGAAGCCATGCTGAGCCAATGGGAAGGAGGGTAACAAGAAGGGACCCAGTGATTGACAGCTCTGGCTCTGAAATGGAGAGCTTGGTCAGTGAAGCCAGCTCCTTGTCATCCAGAGATACGGTGAAAAAGAAGTCAAGGACTGCAGCAGTGAAAAAAGAAACTGCAAATAAATATACGAACAAGAAAGCTAAAG ATAAAACCAGAGCCAGCAAAGACGTGGCCGATGAATGCATCAAGAGATTGGAACAGAAGATGAAGAACTTGAGCAAGATGGGTGACAGCTACAGAGAGAAAATAAAG CAATGGAAGCCATGA
- the LOC139131479 gene encoding coiled-coil domain-containing protein 158-like isoform X2: MATAAPASLNESTTPSTGKQTPSKSKKRQSSVDYGEQIRQLEIIGQRLQSSSSLPDLTSDVSIDANNAGSLPTGGGDQGIGSQIRASSSIQLDLTNRVHSDLDAMKSDMQQQQEDDDFVLPTVTNPLASLSGLSEDRHTVSNLRRQLERQTEENKRLKSEIADVPLPSYPLTSRAEFPKLPSLSNTLRRSDASTVLPQVNIESLRQSYDYSNEASVERRLHESQATVAQLEEKLKECQDICEQQRRHFRLSIEDLQTKLNETIIGRDSVLDLRRKESIGQERMINQLQNTLREFDVRNKDQEEAMFDMNTRMELMQQNLQVANSALSQIKGTLISEEEKRGRNSSLNTDTVVEQSPAMLAHLLQRCFQDNENELKVTKHKLQQLETDLEEVRLTGEEKHKSTVADYKQRIQQMTEEHDKQIESLTERSSNARKQAASLKSQLNLLQEQTNSQVEAKEKHVKDLEGKLNVARQQCDELKRSGEEKQQTLTYSVEDTKSELAAMRKERDRLLTATKDFEIECQDAKQKLSKCQAELEAEREQNKKLWIRDEENSKKQTELLYDRDCKVTEIERLQKLLEDIKTESKAQLHEQIEKIEKEERSRAEQRIQELSAQLSAQNINYEKVQLELELKQTELENLQKQKEDLSAIHTETTNRLQCVLSEKGDVDSELAGKTKDVERLTGERDHYFSLLEERNKELMDARAAQEKLQVQLEERGKNLSALQEQSVNMTQVVEMTNKTNIDVKSEKEKLDALLNEKVSELEEIKKSKEDTVRKLKIREKRVHSLEDERGQLLQDVEEKSKNLAEVTGQKDEMFSELKESRYHIAALTKENDELKEELEQLSGENDKQMKRLVSRLHSLESDWDMAQKALRARDAVDGKAVQVAESMQKEVTAKRSQIDTLQSKIHWLDEHLSLAVKENTSLKEENNKLASKFNKLEMQNEKVEREVQSFVDKSKEQKKLITKLEAALEKAAVKHAAAQALVEQQEQDIARLRLKHQLELKELQHMNNAKVIRKSVAALTGKPAIRTDTCMAMNSTASALQQVNSSQQVQQQQQQLTQQANQASQAESEMSVSASTATVAGPTVTVTATNTQTTQTSVAGEVERVPKPTDDHIQKLAVFSEVGQDLKRLLSEMRTLIAQGQQRQEQQEQQPQAPVSPSTKLTNGLGPHTHHSPKSPSTGPDSFTDAEADQSMAYTASVPSTYYSGATTYSISTSTIYSQPLYMMSSNSTGQSLGYDAYNYSPPFKRPITTSYYRQPSSMSFNSVDTSTRASSPVSDLLTSPRSHAEPMGRRVTRRDPVIDSSGSEMESLVSEASSLSSRDTVKKKSRTAAVKKETANKYTNKKAKDKTRASKDVADECIKRLEQKMKNLSKMGDSYREKIKQWKP; this comes from the exons GTGGTGGTGATCAAGGCATTGGCAGTCAGATCAGAGCCAGTAGTTCAATTCAACTGGATCTCACCAATAGAGTCCACAGTGATCTCGATGCAATGAAGAGTGACATGCAGCAACAG CAAGAAGACGATGATTTTGTTCTACCAACAGTTACCAACCCTCTGGCATCTTTGAGTGGCCTCTCTGAAGATAGACACACAGTATCAAACTTGAG AAGACAGCTTGAAAGGCAAACAGaggaaaacaagcgactcaagaGTGAAATTGCTGACGTCCCTTTACCCTCCTATCCTCTGACATCAAGAGCTGAGTTTCCAAAACTTCCGTCCCTATCAAACACTCTCCGCAGGAGTGATGCTTCCACCGTCTTGCCACAAGTCAACATTGAAAGTCTCAGGCAGTCATATGACTATTCAAATGA GGCATCAGTCGAGAGGCGATTACATGAGTCCCAAGCTACTGTTGCACAGCttgaagaaaaattgaaagag TGTCAGGACATCTGTGAGCAGCAAAGGAGGCATTTCAGACTCTCCATTGAAGACTTACAAACCAAACTCAATGAAACCATCATTGGCAGGGACTCTGTGCTGGATCTGAG GAGAAAGGAATCCATAGGACAGGAGAGAATGATCAATCAACTCCAGAACACTCTCAGAGAATTCGATGTACGCAACAAAGACCAAGAAGAG GCGATGTTTGACATGAACACCAGAATGGAGTTGATGCAACAGAATCTGCAGGTGGCCAACTCCGCCCTCAGTCAAATCAAAGGAACCCTGATCTCAGAGGAGGAGAAGCGAGGCAGGAATTCCAGTCTCAACACGGACACCGTGGTGGAGCAAAGTCCCGCCATGCTAGCCCATCTCCTGCAGAGGTGTTTCCAGGACAATGAGAACGAGCTGAAGGTCACCAAGCACAAACTGCAGCAGCTTGAGACCGACCTTGAAGAAGTGAGACTGACCGGAGAGGAGAAACATAAGAGTACAGTAGCAGATTACAAACAACG GATACAGCAGATGACAGAGGAACACGATAAACAGATTGAAAGCCTTACAGAGAGATCCAGCAATGCAAGAAAGCAGGCAGCCAGTCTGAAATCACAACTCAACCTCCTTCA AGAGCAAACTAACTCACAGGTAGAGGCCAAAGAGAAACACGTCAAAGACCTGGAGGGCAAACTCAACGTCGCCAGGCAACAGTGCGATGAGCTGAAAAGAAGTGGAGAAGAGAAACAACAAACACTGACGTACAGTGTTGAAGACACCAAGTCTGAACTTGCAGCCATGAGAAAGGAACGTGACCGGTTACTAACGGCAACAAaggattttgaaattgaatgtcAGGATGCAAAG CAAAAGCTGTCAAAGTGTCAGGCAGAACTTGAAGCAGAGAGAgaacagaacaagaaactgtggaTCAGAGACGAAGAGAACAGCAAAAAACAGACTGAGTTGCTGTACGACAGAGACTGTAAAGTGACAGAGATTGAGAGACTTCAGAAGCTTCTTGAAGACATCAAAACTGAATCCAAAGCTCAGTTACATGAACAG ATTGAAAAGATAGAGAAAGAGGAACGATCCAGAGCTGAACAGAGAATACAGGAACTGTCTGCCCAGCTCAGTGCTCAGAACATAAACTATGAAAAAGTGCAGCTTGAACTGGAACTGAAACAGACTGAACTTGAAAATCTGCAGAAACAGAAGGAAGACTTGAGTGCAATCCACACGGAAACGACAAACCGCTTACAGTGTGTGCTCAGTGAGAAAGGGGATGTGGACTCTGAGCTGGCAGGGAAGACGAAAGATGTGGAGAGGCTCACTGGGGAGAGGGACCACTATTTCAGCCTGTTGGAGGAAAGAAACAAGGAACTAATGGACGCCAGAGCTGCTCAGGAGAAACTACAGGTACAACTGGAGGAGAGGGGGAAAAACTTGAGTGCCCTGCAGGAACAGAGTGTGAACATGACCCAGGTAGTGGAAATGACAAACAAGACCAACATTGATGTGAAAAGTGAGAAGGAAAAGCTTGATGCACTGTTGAACGAAAAGGTCAGCGAACTCGAAGAAATCAAGAAGTCGAAGGAAGACACTGTGAGGAAACTGAAAATCAGGGAAAAGCGGGTGCACTCCCTGGAGGATGAGAGGGGTCAACTCCTTCAGGACGTTGAGGAAAAGTCTAAAAATCTGGCTGAGGTGACCGGGCAGAAGGATGAAATGTTTTCAGAGTTGAAAGAGTCGAGGTACCACATTGCTGCCCTGACCAAAGAGAACGATGAGTTGAAAGAGGAACTTGAACAACTCAGTGGGGAAAATGACAAACAGATGAAGAGACTGGTCTCTAGGCTGCACTCACTAGAGAGTGACTGGGATATGGCTCAGAAAGCTCTCAGGGCAAGAGACGCTGTGGATGGCAAAG CTGTTCAAGTCGCTGAAAGCATGCAGAAGGAAGTGACAGCAAAGCGGAGTCAGATTGACACACTGCAGAGTAAGATACACTGGCTTGATGAACATCTCAGTCTGGCTGTCAAG GAGAATACTTCCCTGAAGGAAGAAAACAACAAGCTGGCTTCAAAGTTCAACAAACTTGAAATGCAGAATGAGAAGGTGGAAAGGGAAGTGCAGTCCTTTGTTGATAaaagcaaagagcagaaaaaacTCATCACCAAGCTGGAAGCAGCTCTTGAAAAA GCAGCAGTGAAACATGCTGCAGCCCAAGCTTTGGTTGAACAACAGGAGCAGGATATAGCCAGGCTTCGACTCAAACATCAACTTGAACTCAAG GAGTTGCAACACATGAATAATGCCAAGGTCATCAGAAAGAGTGTGGCAGCACTGACGGGGAAACCAGCCATCAGGACGGACACATGTATGGCCATGAACTCAACAGCATCAGCACTACAGCAGGTGAACAGCAGCCAACAAgtgcagcagcagcaacaacagctAACGCAGCAGGCGAACCAAGCCAGCCAAGCTGAAAGTGAGATGTCTGTGAGTGCATCTACTGCTACTGTTGCAGGGCCTACAGTAACAGTGACAGctacaaacacacagacaacaCAGACGTCAGTAGCAGGGGAGGTTGAAAGGGTCCCAAAACCCACAGAT GATCACATACAAAAGCTGGCTGTCTTCAGTGAAGTTGGTCAGGACTTGAAGAGACTTCTGAGTGAAATGAGAACATTGATTGCACAGGGCCAGCAGAGACAGGAACAACAAGAACAGCAGCCCCAAGCACCGGTATCACCATCAACTAAACTCACCAATGGCCTTGGACCCCACACACACCATAG TCCAAAGTCACCGTCGACAGGCCCAGACAGTTTCACTGATGCTGAGGCTGATCAGAGCATGGCGTACACGGCCAGTGTCCCGTCAACATACTACTCTGGTGCCACCACGTATTCTATTTCAACATCAACCATATACAGCCAGCCCCTGTACATGATGTCATCCAACAGTACTGGCCAAAGTCTAG GTTATGATGCGTACAACTACTCCCCTCCATTCAAACGACCAATCACAACAAGCTACTACAGACAGCCCTCTTCGATGTCTTTCAATTCTGTCGACACATCAACCAGAGCTTCCTCACCGGTCAGTGACCTCCTGACCTCTCCGAGAAGCCATGCTGAGCCAATGGGAAGGAGGGTAACAAGAAGGGACCCAGTGATTGACAGCTCTGGCTCTGAAATGGAGAGCTTGGTCAGTGAAGCCAGCTCCTTGTCATCCAGAGATACGGTGAAAAAGAAGTCAAGGACTGCAGCAGTGAAAAAAGAAACTGCAAATAAATATACGAACAAGAAAGCTAAAG ATAAAACCAGAGCCAGCAAAGACGTGGCCGATGAATGCATCAAGAGATTGGAACAGAAGATGAAGAACTTGAGCAAGATGGGTGACAGCTACAGAGAGAAAATAAAG CAATGGAAGCCATGA